In Longimicrobiales bacterium, a single genomic region encodes these proteins:
- a CDS encoding aminopeptidase P N-terminal domain-containing protein: protein MIPDQHGGVHPDDLSRRRTAVLERLGGGAMVLASAPIQFASRDTERLYVADRELFYVAGLTEPETVAVLVGGSEPRLVIFARPRDADAELWSGVRLGVEAAVEQAGADQGYPVSELAAELPALLAGADRIHYRLGREDLVSSLVTGALTTARAGGARQGTGPRGLIDPGEILDELRLIKDDRELSALRAACHVTAHGHRAGASRIQSGVGEWVIEAAINGAFRESGATRPGFDTIVGGGQNGCVLHYVSNDMRIPEDGLVLVDAGAEVAHYHGDITRTWPASGRFTDVQRDVYELVDAAKRAGVEASTPGNTIMGVHAAATAVLVAGLVDLGVLKGAPETLIETGAHKPFFPHQTSHWLGLDVHDPGDYQRAGKPRELVPGMVFTVEPGLYFRPELCSGRASRFAGIGVRIEDDVAITPNGCEVLTADIPTAADEVQGMVGG from the coding sequence ATGATCCCGGATCAGCACGGGGGCGTTCACCCCGATGACCTTTCGCGACGACGAACCGCTGTGCTCGAGCGCCTCGGAGGGGGTGCGATGGTCCTCGCCTCTGCGCCCATCCAGTTCGCATCCCGTGACACGGAGAGGCTCTACGTCGCCGACCGGGAACTCTTCTATGTGGCCGGTCTGACCGAACCGGAAACGGTCGCGGTGCTGGTCGGGGGCTCTGAGCCACGTCTGGTCATCTTCGCTCGCCCGCGCGACGCTGATGCTGAACTCTGGTCGGGTGTGCGCCTTGGGGTCGAGGCGGCCGTCGAACAGGCGGGTGCCGACCAAGGTTATCCCGTTTCGGAACTTGCGGCGGAGCTCCCTGCCTTGTTGGCGGGTGCCGATCGGATCCACTACCGGCTCGGGCGAGAAGATCTCGTGTCCTCACTGGTTACTGGCGCCCTCACGACCGCGCGCGCCGGTGGCGCGAGGCAAGGGACAGGTCCGCGTGGGTTGATCGATCCGGGGGAGATTCTCGATGAACTCCGGTTGATCAAGGACGACCGCGAGCTGTCAGCGCTCCGAGCCGCGTGCCATGTGACGGCCCACGGACACCGTGCGGGAGCGTCGCGGATCCAGTCTGGGGTTGGCGAATGGGTAATCGAAGCAGCGATCAACGGCGCCTTTCGAGAATCCGGAGCGACCAGGCCGGGCTTCGACACGATCGTCGGCGGCGGACAGAACGGATGCGTGCTGCACTACGTGAGCAATGACATGCGCATCCCCGAGGACGGACTCGTCCTAGTCGACGCCGGCGCAGAAGTCGCCCACTACCATGGGGACATCACAAGGACTTGGCCGGCCTCAGGGCGTTTCACAGATGTGCAACGCGACGTCTATGAACTGGTGGACGCAGCCAAACGAGCCGGAGTGGAAGCGTCGACGCCTGGGAACACCATTATGGGTGTGCACGCGGCGGCGACCGCCGTGCTCGTGGCGGGCCTGGTTGATCTAGGTGTGTTGAAAGGGGCGCCTGAAACCCTGATCGAAACCGGCGCGCACAAACCGTTCTTCCCCCACCAGACGTCACACTGGCTCGGCCTCGACGTCCATGATCCGGGGGACTACCAGAGGGCGGGGAAGCCACGAGAACTCGTGCCGGGGATGGTCTTCACTGTGGAGCCAGGACTCTATTTTCGCCCTGAGCTTTGTTCAGGGCGTGCCTCTCGCTTCGCTGGGATCGGTGTGCGGATTGAGGACGACGTAGCGATCACACCAAATGGTTGCGAGGTGCTTACTGCTGACATTCCCACCGCAGCTGATGAAGTCCAGGGAATGGTCGGCGGATGA
- a CDS encoding bifunctional homocysteine S-methyltransferase/methylenetetrahydrofolate reductase, whose protein sequence is MKDLIHDGRVHVFDGAMGTLLYSRGVFVNVCYDELNLSRPQLVSSIHAEYVAAGAEVLETNTFGANPVKLSSYGLEDRTEELNRVAAELAKTAASGQAVVAGAIGPLGIRIEPWGPTSLAEATHFFRRQVSGLLEGGVQGFVLETFSDMSEIGCAIEAVRACCDLPIFAQMTLGQDGKTAYGSDAAHVAAGLEAAGAHVIGLNCSVGPAVMLDAIEDMSEATSLPLSAQPNAGLPRTVRDRKMYLASPEYMGQYASRMIDVGVSFVGGCCGTTPDHTRKMREAVEVLQPRHVSVSVAATVVEQPTLSDPIPLEARSAWGRKLARGLSVASVEIIPPHSWDASALTEPARELKVAGVDAVSIVESPRSGSRMGALAASLIIEREVGIEPIVHYTCRDKNMLSMISDLLGAAACGLRNVLVVSGDPPPMGPYPDATAVFDIDSIGLTNVLHGLNRGVDPGNNSIGPPTEFVQGVALNQGVVDQEREISRFRYKVEAGADFAITQPVFNVDGLRSFLDQTDSVIPVLAGIWPLQSLRSAEFLANEMPGVQVPPEIVERMRRAQESGPDAATEEGVQIALETIDAIRPLVQGFHLTAPHRRVGIALRVLRESGLRSTA, encoded by the coding sequence ATGAAGGATCTTATCCACGACGGGCGAGTCCACGTCTTCGACGGCGCCATGGGCACGCTTCTATACAGCCGCGGCGTCTTCGTGAATGTCTGCTACGACGAGTTGAACCTCAGCCGGCCGCAACTGGTTAGCAGTATTCACGCAGAATATGTCGCGGCGGGTGCCGAAGTGCTGGAGACCAATACGTTCGGCGCGAATCCGGTGAAGCTGTCCTCCTACGGGCTGGAGGATCGCACGGAGGAACTGAATCGCGTCGCGGCGGAGCTTGCGAAGACAGCCGCATCGGGTCAGGCCGTGGTCGCGGGCGCGATCGGTCCTCTGGGGATCCGGATCGAACCGTGGGGCCCGACCTCTCTGGCCGAAGCGACCCATTTTTTTCGGCGACAAGTGTCAGGCTTGCTGGAAGGCGGGGTGCAAGGGTTCGTGCTCGAGACGTTCTCCGACATGAGCGAGATCGGGTGTGCCATTGAAGCAGTTCGGGCTTGCTGCGACCTCCCGATCTTTGCGCAGATGACATTGGGGCAGGACGGCAAGACAGCGTATGGAAGTGACGCAGCCCATGTAGCCGCGGGACTGGAAGCCGCTGGTGCCCACGTGATCGGGCTCAATTGCTCGGTCGGTCCTGCGGTCATGCTCGATGCGATCGAGGACATGAGCGAGGCAACCTCACTGCCACTCTCTGCGCAGCCCAACGCAGGGCTACCTAGGACCGTCCGAGATCGGAAGATGTACCTCGCAAGCCCCGAGTACATGGGGCAGTACGCGAGTCGCATGATCGACGTCGGCGTGAGCTTCGTGGGTGGATGTTGCGGAACGACGCCGGACCACACACGCAAAATGCGCGAAGCTGTTGAGGTGCTGCAGCCACGGCACGTATCGGTGTCTGTAGCGGCTACGGTGGTCGAACAACCCACACTTTCTGACCCGATCCCACTGGAAGCTCGATCTGCCTGGGGACGCAAACTGGCCCGTGGCCTCAGCGTTGCCTCAGTCGAAATCATTCCGCCCCATAGTTGGGACGCCTCGGCACTTACGGAGCCCGCCCGAGAGCTCAAAGTGGCCGGGGTCGACGCGGTAAGTATCGTCGAGAGCCCACGAAGTGGTAGCCGGATGGGAGCCCTCGCCGCATCCCTAATCATCGAACGCGAGGTCGGGATCGAGCCCATCGTGCACTACACGTGTCGCGACAAGAACATGCTCAGCATGATCTCGGACCTCCTAGGCGCCGCGGCTTGCGGACTGAGAAACGTGCTCGTGGTCTCGGGAGATCCTCCGCCGATGGGTCCCTACCCGGATGCGACCGCCGTCTTCGATATCGACTCGATCGGGCTGACGAACGTCTTGCACGGGTTGAACCGGGGGGTGGATCCAGGGAACAACTCCATCGGGCCACCGACCGAGTTCGTCCAGGGCGTTGCACTGAATCAGGGAGTCGTGGATCAAGAGCGAGAGATCTCGCGCTTCCGATACAAAGTGGAGGCTGGGGCAGACTTCGCGATAACCCAGCCAGTGTTTAATGTCGACGGATTGCGGAGCTTCCTCGATCAAACGGACTCAGTCATCCCTGTCCTGGCCGGCATCTGGCCGCTTCAGAGCCTGCGGAGTGCCGAGTTCCTCGCCAACGAAATGCCCGGTGTACAGGTGCCCCCGGAGATCGTCGAACGTATGAGGCGAGCCCAGGAATCCGGCCCGGACGCTGCGACCGAAGAGGGCGTGCAAATCGCTCTCGAAACCATCGATGCGATTCGACCGCTCGTTCAGGGATTCCATCTGACCGCACCCCACCGGCGCGTTGGAATCGCTCTTCGCGTGCTCCGCGAGAGCGGACTTCGATCTACTGCCTGA
- the metH gene encoding methionine synthase: protein MTTAGHLPRTERTRLLDEALTERILIIDGAMGTMIQRHEPTEEDFRGARFADNEIPLFGANDLLCMTRPEMIRDIHEQYLDAGADFVETNTFSANRVSLRDYGLDDIAEELNEAAARVARAAVDRFEDRNPGRTAWVAGALGPTTRSASISPDVGDPGARGVTFDDLVLAYSEQTRGLLSGGVDVLLIETAFDTLNAKAALFAVSNVLEGFEDDVPVMISGTITDQSGRTLSGQTPEAMWNSVSHGVQPGPGKRRGLLSVGLNCALGIDQLRPFLEELSDAATVPVSCYPNAGLPNEFGEYDDTPEHMAQITADFATAGFLNIVGGCCGTTPDHIRAIADAVADIAPRPMPELPTRTRLSGLEPLTIGPESLFVNVGERTNVTGSRRFARLIRDDQYETAVEVALQQVQSGAQILDVNMDEGLLDAVAAMSRFLNLLGSEPDIARIPVMVDSSDWAVIEAGLKTLQGKGVVNSISMKDGEEEFRERARLVRRFGAAAVVMAFDEAGQADTLERKVTICSRAYDILVNEEGFPPEDVIFDANIFAVATGIEEHEQYAIWFIEAVRRIKETCPGALTSGGVSNVSFSFRGSPEVREAMHAAFLYHAIEAGLDMGIVNAGALSAYDDIPDDLLKPVEDVIFARTSNATDVLTDIAQERTGTTEHRILEDLSWRELPVRERIIHALVNGIDQYVNEDAEAARIALPRALDVIEGPLMDGMNVVGDRFGSGRMFLPQVVKSARVMKKAVAWLVPYLDAEKTDNKGKGKILMATVKGDVHDIGKNIVGVVLQCNGYEVLDLGVMVPAEKILEVARAEKVDVIGLSGLITPSLGQMVHVASEMKRTGFDTPLLIGGATTSKAHTAVKIEDKYDGPVVHVHDASRAVGVVATLLDDARRPDFLAATRADYSELRARRAERGAKSQLLPLDEARRRALKLDWASYEPPTPASPGVRVIEDVTVDTLRPYIDWTPFFTAWELHGKYPAILQDETVGEQARALLVDAEAMLARMIADGGVSPVGIVGLFPAQAEGDDIRVGLGQSVSADSSVIHGLRQQFGKGDRDNVALSDFVAPADSGRADWLGAFVVTAGDAPERMARAFEAEHDDYSSIMVKALADRLAEAFAEYLHEYVRTDMWGYAASGAFDNDALVAERYSGIRPAPGYPACPDHTEKLTLFKLLDVEATIGVALTESFAMTPGASVSGWYFSHPESRYFGIGRVGRDQVEDYARRKGWTLKEAESWLQPNLGYEPGTAP, encoded by the coding sequence ATGACGACGGCCGGCCACCTCCCGCGAACCGAGCGCACTAGGCTCCTCGACGAGGCTCTCACGGAGCGCATCCTGATCATCGATGGCGCGATGGGTACCATGATCCAGCGTCATGAACCCACCGAAGAGGATTTCCGGGGTGCCCGGTTCGCCGACAACGAGATCCCGCTGTTCGGCGCGAACGATCTGTTGTGCATGACGCGGCCGGAAATGATCCGCGACATCCATGAGCAATACCTCGACGCGGGAGCCGATTTTGTCGAGACGAACACCTTCAGCGCGAACCGTGTTTCACTCCGCGATTACGGTCTGGACGACATTGCTGAGGAGTTGAACGAAGCCGCGGCCCGAGTCGCGCGGGCGGCCGTCGATCGTTTTGAAGACCGCAATCCCGGGCGTACCGCCTGGGTTGCAGGGGCGCTTGGGCCCACGACCCGATCGGCCTCGATCTCCCCCGATGTCGGTGACCCCGGCGCCCGGGGCGTCACCTTCGACGACCTAGTACTGGCGTACTCGGAGCAGACTCGGGGCCTGCTGTCTGGAGGAGTAGATGTGCTTCTTATCGAGACCGCATTCGATACCCTGAATGCGAAAGCCGCGCTCTTCGCAGTATCCAATGTCCTTGAAGGTTTCGAAGACGATGTCCCGGTGATGATCTCGGGCACGATTACCGATCAGAGTGGCCGGACCCTCTCGGGCCAAACGCCCGAGGCGATGTGGAATTCAGTCTCGCACGGTGTGCAGCCCGGCCCCGGTAAGCGGCGCGGCCTGCTATCGGTCGGTCTTAACTGCGCGCTCGGTATCGACCAGTTGCGCCCCTTCCTCGAGGAGCTTTCCGACGCCGCCACTGTGCCTGTAAGCTGCTATCCGAACGCGGGCCTGCCGAACGAGTTCGGAGAGTACGATGACACGCCCGAACACATGGCGCAGATCACGGCGGATTTCGCCACGGCAGGATTCCTCAACATCGTCGGCGGCTGTTGTGGCACCACGCCGGATCATATCCGAGCGATCGCCGATGCTGTCGCCGACATTGCACCGAGGCCGATGCCAGAGCTGCCGACACGCACTCGCCTCTCCGGACTGGAACCGCTGACCATCGGGCCCGAGTCTCTTTTCGTGAATGTCGGAGAGCGCACGAACGTCACCGGATCACGAAGGTTCGCGCGACTTATCCGTGACGATCAATACGAGACCGCGGTGGAGGTCGCACTTCAGCAGGTGCAGAGCGGCGCTCAGATTCTTGACGTGAACATGGATGAAGGCCTGCTCGACGCGGTGGCCGCGATGAGCCGTTTTCTCAACCTCCTGGGTTCGGAACCAGACATCGCGCGCATCCCAGTCATGGTCGACTCGTCTGACTGGGCCGTTATCGAGGCGGGCCTGAAGACCCTGCAGGGCAAGGGCGTGGTCAACTCGATCTCCATGAAGGACGGGGAGGAAGAATTCCGAGAACGGGCTCGGCTCGTGAGGCGATTTGGGGCGGCCGCTGTCGTCATGGCGTTCGACGAGGCCGGCCAGGCTGACACCTTGGAGCGGAAGGTCACGATCTGCTCTCGGGCGTACGACATCCTCGTGAATGAGGAGGGATTCCCTCCCGAGGACGTGATCTTCGACGCGAACATCTTCGCCGTCGCCACAGGAATCGAGGAACACGAGCAGTACGCAATCTGGTTCATCGAAGCGGTTCGCCGGATCAAAGAAACGTGCCCAGGCGCACTGACGAGCGGCGGAGTCAGCAACGTATCGTTCTCGTTCCGAGGAAGCCCCGAGGTTCGCGAAGCCATGCACGCGGCCTTTCTCTATCATGCCATCGAGGCGGGCCTCGACATGGGCATCGTGAACGCGGGAGCACTGTCCGCCTACGATGACATTCCGGACGACCTTCTGAAGCCGGTCGAAGACGTGATCTTCGCCCGCACCAGCAACGCCACCGACGTGCTCACGGATATCGCTCAGGAGCGTACGGGCACGACAGAACATCGAATTCTTGAGGATCTCTCTTGGCGGGAACTTCCGGTCCGAGAGCGCATCATTCACGCACTCGTGAATGGGATCGACCAGTACGTCAACGAGGATGCGGAGGCAGCGCGCATCGCACTTCCACGCGCGCTCGACGTCATCGAGGGTCCTCTCATGGACGGCATGAACGTTGTCGGCGATCGCTTCGGGAGCGGACGCATGTTCCTGCCACAAGTCGTGAAAAGTGCCCGGGTCATGAAAAAGGCCGTGGCGTGGCTCGTTCCCTATCTCGACGCGGAAAAGACGGACAACAAAGGGAAAGGCAAGATCCTGATGGCTACCGTGAAAGGTGACGTTCACGACATCGGGAAGAACATCGTTGGTGTGGTTCTGCAGTGTAACGGCTACGAGGTGCTGGACCTCGGCGTAATGGTCCCTGCGGAGAAGATCCTCGAAGTCGCCCGTGCTGAGAAAGTGGATGTGATCGGACTCTCCGGCCTGATCACGCCGTCGCTCGGCCAGATGGTTCACGTGGCAAGTGAGATGAAGCGAACGGGCTTCGACACGCCTCTCCTCATCGGAGGAGCGACGACCTCGAAAGCACACACAGCGGTCAAGATCGAAGACAAGTACGACGGCCCCGTCGTCCACGTGCACGATGCCTCCCGTGCGGTCGGTGTAGTGGCCACACTTCTGGACGATGCCCGTCGTCCCGACTTCCTCGCAGCGACTCGGGCAGACTACTCGGAGTTGCGCGCGCGCCGTGCCGAACGCGGCGCAAAGAGCCAGCTCCTGCCCCTCGACGAAGCACGACGGAGAGCCCTGAAGCTCGACTGGGCATCCTACGAGCCGCCCACGCCGGCGTCCCCGGGTGTACGCGTCATCGAGGACGTCACCGTCGACACTCTGCGCCCCTACATCGACTGGACCCCGTTCTTCACGGCGTGGGAACTCCACGGCAAATACCCGGCGATCCTACAGGACGAGACGGTCGGCGAACAGGCTCGCGCGCTGTTGGTAGACGCCGAAGCGATGTTGGCCCGCATGATCGCCGATGGTGGAGTATCACCAGTAGGGATCGTCGGCCTTTTCCCTGCGCAAGCCGAAGGAGACGACATCCGGGTAGGCCTCGGTCAATCGGTCTCCGCCGACTCGTCCGTCATTCATGGGCTCCGACAACAGTTCGGGAAGGGTGACCGAGACAACGTGGCTCTCTCTGACTTCGTGGCCCCAGCCGATTCGGGACGGGCGGACTGGCTGGGTGCGTTCGTGGTCACCGCAGGGGACGCACCCGAGCGTATGGCCCGCGCCTTCGAGGCGGAGCACGACGACTACTCGTCGATCATGGTCAAGGCGCTTGCTGATCGCCTTGCCGAGGCATTCGCAGAATATCTGCACGAATACGTGCGAACCGACATGTGGGGCTACGCTGCTTCCGGAGCATTCGACAACGATGCCCTGGTGGCTGAACGCTACTCGGGCATCCGCCCGGCCCCGGGGTACCCCGCGTGCCCTGACCACACGGAGAAGCTCACACTGTTCAAACTCCTCGACGTGGAGGCCACCATTGGCGTCGCACTGACCGAAAGCTTTGCGATGACACCGGGCGCTTCTGTAAGCGGTTGGTACTTTTCTCATCCCGAGTCGAGGTACTTCGGGATCGGACGGGTCGGCCGTGACCAAGTCGAAGACTACGCCCGAAGAAAGGGATGGACTCTCAAGGAAGCCGAAAGCTGGCTGCAGCCCAATCTCGGTTACGAGCCCGGAACCGCCCCATGA